One Streptomyces sp. NBC_00223 genomic window carries:
- a CDS encoding methylated-DNA--[protein]-cysteine S-methyltransferase, translating to MTIYSTVDSPLGELLLVGEARDGGGVVLDSVSVPGQRKGAVVGAGWQRAPHAFGAVTAQLEAYFAGTLTRFEVGTTTRGTDFQRRVWAALEAIPYGVTTSYGRLAERIGAPRAAVRALGSAIGANPLLIVRPCHRVIGADGSLTGYAGGLDRKRRLLALEGAWEDALEGAPR from the coding sequence ATGACGATCTACTCGACGGTCGACAGCCCGCTCGGAGAACTGCTGCTGGTGGGCGAGGCACGGGACGGCGGCGGGGTCGTACTGGACTCCGTGTCCGTGCCCGGGCAGCGCAAGGGCGCGGTCGTGGGGGCCGGTTGGCAGCGCGCACCGCACGCGTTCGGCGCGGTGACCGCCCAGTTGGAGGCGTACTTCGCGGGCACCCTCACCCGCTTCGAGGTCGGGACGACCACCCGCGGCACCGACTTCCAGCGCCGGGTGTGGGCCGCGCTGGAGGCGATCCCGTACGGCGTCACGACCAGCTACGGCCGGCTCGCCGAACGGATCGGCGCCCCGCGCGCCGCCGTCCGCGCGCTGGGCTCGGCCATCGGCGCCAATCCGCTGCTGATCGTCCGGCCGTGCCACCGGGTGATCGGCGCGGACGGCTCGCTCACCGGGTACGCGGGCGGACTCGACCGCAAACGGCGGCTGCTCGCGCTCGAAGGCGCGTGGGAGGACGCGCTCGAAGGCGCCCCGCGATGA
- a CDS encoding cytochrome P450 family protein, giving the protein MTTSTRVAIDPLGSDIPAESARLRALGPVVPVELPGAIPAWAPTGYDTLKSLLLDPRVSKDPRLHWSSWAEIGEHPAWAWVVNWVGVVNMLSTYGPDHTRLRKLVAPSFTARRTEAMRPRVEAITAELLDALDTARAAAPGEPVDLRAGYAYPLPMRMICELFGVPDHLVESTGTLIAAVMDTSDPTPEFGAYVQRQIGTVLPALIAYRTEHPGDDMTTELIRVRDEDGDRLSDEELLYTLLLVIGAGFETTVNLIGNAVVALLEHPDQLAAVRAGKVGWEAVIEEVLRVRPSIASLPLRFAVEDITVEGVTIPAGDAIVTTFAAAGLDPAHYGPDAGEFDATRIADDHLSFGIGVHRCIGAPLARMEAITALPAIFDRYPDLALAVAPEELRQVPSFIAYGWQEIPVRLG; this is encoded by the coding sequence ATGACCACGTCCACCCGTGTGGCCATCGATCCGTTAGGCAGCGACATCCCCGCGGAGAGCGCCCGGCTGCGCGCGCTCGGTCCGGTGGTGCCGGTGGAGCTGCCCGGCGCCATCCCCGCCTGGGCGCCCACCGGTTACGACACCCTCAAGTCCCTGCTGCTCGACCCCCGGGTCAGCAAGGACCCGCGGCTGCACTGGTCGTCGTGGGCCGAGATCGGCGAACACCCCGCCTGGGCCTGGGTGGTGAACTGGGTCGGCGTGGTCAACATGCTCTCCACCTACGGCCCCGACCACACCCGGCTGCGCAAACTGGTCGCCCCCAGCTTCACCGCCCGCCGCACCGAGGCCATGCGCCCGCGGGTCGAGGCGATCACCGCCGAACTGCTGGACGCGCTGGACACCGCGCGGGCGGCGGCCCCGGGAGAGCCGGTCGACCTGCGGGCCGGGTACGCGTACCCGCTGCCGATGCGGATGATCTGCGAACTGTTCGGCGTCCCGGACCACTTGGTGGAGTCCACCGGCACCCTGATCGCCGCCGTCATGGACACCTCCGACCCCACCCCGGAGTTCGGCGCGTACGTCCAGCGGCAGATCGGCACCGTGCTGCCCGCGCTGATCGCGTACCGGACCGAGCACCCCGGCGACGACATGACCACCGAACTCATCCGGGTGCGGGACGAGGACGGCGACCGGCTCAGCGACGAGGAACTGCTGTACACCCTGCTGCTGGTGATCGGCGCCGGGTTCGAGACCACGGTCAATCTGATCGGCAACGCGGTGGTCGCGCTGCTCGAACACCCCGACCAACTGGCCGCCGTACGGGCCGGGAAGGTCGGGTGGGAGGCGGTCATCGAGGAGGTGCTGCGGGTGCGCCCCTCGATCGCCTCGCTGCCGCTGCGGTTCGCCGTCGAGGACATCACCGTGGAGGGCGTGACCATCCCCGCGGGCGACGCGATCGTCACCACCTTCGCCGCCGCGGGCCTCGACCCGGCCCACTACGGCCCGGACGCCGGGGAGTTCGACGCGACCCGGATCGCCGACGACCATCTGTCGTTCGGCATCGGCGTGCACCGCTGCATCGGCGCCCCGCTGGCCCGGATGGAGGCGATCACCGCGCTCCCGGCGATCTTCGACCGTTACCCCGATCTCGCTCTGGCGGTGGCGCCGGAGGAACTGCGCCAGGTGCCGTCCTTCATCGCCTACGGCTGGCAGGAGATCCCGGTCCGGCTCGGCTAG
- a CDS encoding polysaccharide deacetylase family protein: protein MPGKSRPFGRTAVLAAAAAVALALGLSGCATYDAQSPKSAREAAIKAAANGKGKGLPPGAVDCAKLTCIALTFDAGPSENTPALLKVLKEKKVRVTFFLLGHKHVDTYPELVKEMAGNGNVLGNHTWTHKRLTDLKPAEIRDQLDHLDTEVEKLTGQRPTLMRPPQGRTDEKVSKVCKELGLAQVLWSDTASDYATTDTALIQKRILKDAHRDGIILLHDLYKGTVPAVPGIIDALHEQGYTFVTVPELIAPGTPEPGKVYRP, encoded by the coding sequence ATGCCCGGAAAGTCACGACCGTTCGGCAGGACCGCGGTCCTCGCGGCGGCGGCGGCCGTGGCCCTGGCCCTCGGCCTCAGCGGCTGCGCCACCTACGACGCGCAATCGCCGAAGAGCGCCCGGGAGGCCGCGATCAAGGCGGCCGCGAACGGCAAGGGCAAGGGCCTTCCCCCGGGCGCGGTCGACTGCGCGAAGCTCACGTGCATAGCGCTCACCTTCGACGCCGGGCCCAGCGAGAACACCCCCGCGCTGCTGAAGGTGCTCAAGGAGAAGAAGGTGCGGGTCACCTTCTTCCTGCTGGGCCACAAGCACGTCGACACGTACCCCGAGCTGGTCAAGGAGATGGCCGGGAACGGGAACGTGCTCGGCAACCACACCTGGACCCACAAGCGGCTGACCGATCTCAAGCCCGCCGAGATACGCGACCAGCTCGACCACCTGGACACGGAGGTGGAGAAGCTGACCGGGCAGCGGCCGACGCTGATGCGCCCGCCGCAGGGCCGTACCGACGAGAAGGTCTCGAAGGTCTGCAAGGAGCTGGGCCTCGCGCAGGTGCTGTGGAGCGACACCGCGTCGGACTACGCCACCACCGACACCGCGCTGATACAGAAGCGGATACTCAAGGACGCCCACCGCGACGGGATCATCCTGCTGCACGACCTGTACAAGGGGACGGTCCCGGCGGTGCCCGGGATCATCGACGCGCTGCACGAGCAGGGGTACACCTTCGTCACCGTGCCGGAGCTGATCGCGCCGGGCACGCCCGAGCCCGGCAAGGTCTACCGGCCCTGA
- a CDS encoding FadR/GntR family transcriptional regulator, whose protein sequence is MSLGSLRPSPLVEQAAEKLRAQITAGRWPVGTKLPGETTLAASLGVGRSTVREALRALAGAGLVRTRQGAGVFVIATRPVEDWAARLRSAGIADVYEVRAMLEVQAARMAAVRRTPADIAALDAALAARRQAADGDDAAFVEADIALHSAVVAAAGNPVLTDLFAEFAPALRAGLVHLIDLLDLRERDPNPGDATHSSLVEAIRSGDPEAASRALNAELTPILSRLRAH, encoded by the coding sequence ATGTCGCTCGGCTCGCTGCGACCCAGCCCGCTGGTGGAACAGGCCGCGGAGAAGCTGCGCGCGCAGATCACCGCGGGACGCTGGCCGGTCGGTACCAAGCTGCCCGGCGAGACCACGCTCGCCGCGTCACTGGGGGTGGGGCGCTCGACCGTACGGGAGGCCCTGCGGGCGCTGGCCGGGGCGGGGCTGGTACGGACCCGGCAGGGCGCGGGCGTGTTCGTGATCGCCACCCGTCCGGTCGAGGACTGGGCGGCGCGTCTGCGGAGCGCGGGGATCGCGGACGTCTACGAGGTGCGGGCGATGCTGGAGGTGCAGGCCGCCCGGATGGCGGCGGTCCGCCGCACGCCCGCGGACATCGCGGCCCTCGACGCGGCGCTTGCCGCCCGCAGGCAGGCGGCGGACGGCGACGACGCGGCCTTCGTGGAGGCGGACATCGCGCTGCACTCGGCGGTGGTGGCCGCGGCGGGCAATCCGGTGCTGACGGATCTGTTCGCGGAGTTCGCCCCGGCGCTGCGGGCGGGCCTGGTCCATCTGATCGACCTTCTCGACCTCCGCGAGCGTGACCCCAACCCGGGCGACGCGACGCACTCGTCCCTGGTCGAGGCGATCAGGTCCGGCGACCCGGAAGCGGCCTCCCGCGCGCTGAACGCGGAGCTGACCCCGATCCTCTCCCGCCTCCGCGCACACTAG
- a CDS encoding cytochrome P450, producing MSAPVRLWEEGFAADPHRYYAALRAQGPLGWAELAPGVPAYVVTDRRAALDLLHDDETWSHDPREWEAEVAEDSPILGMMRWRPNTLFADGVAHIRYRKAFVDAFDLVEAHDLRERVHRAVDLLVSRFGPAGEADLVGEFARPLMSLVFNDLFGLPDSESGRLEAALGKMMEGGSQAAEGEAEFGAYVLGLIAAKSAARGPDITSWLLDHPVELTPEEVTWQVFLTLGAGHEPTANLVSNALSRILGNPDFYSTLTSGSRPVMDAVVEVLRHETPLSNYGIHYARESLTFHGVWVQSAVPVVISYGALGHFAEQEFGDTHHPHDASHLSWSAGEHACPVKHHTLLIATEAIERLTQWLPDLEPVTAREHLTWRPGPFHRSLTALPVRFTPRTPDQPGERS from the coding sequence CTGTCGGCCCCGGTCCGGCTCTGGGAGGAGGGCTTCGCCGCCGACCCGCACCGCTACTACGCGGCGCTCAGGGCCCAGGGCCCGCTCGGCTGGGCGGAACTCGCGCCCGGCGTCCCCGCGTACGTCGTCACCGACCGGCGCGCCGCGCTCGATCTGCTGCACGACGACGAGACCTGGTCGCACGACCCGCGCGAGTGGGAGGCCGAGGTCGCCGAGGACTCACCGATCCTCGGCATGATGCGCTGGCGGCCCAACACCCTCTTCGCCGACGGTGTCGCGCACATCCGCTACCGCAAGGCCTTCGTCGACGCCTTCGACCTCGTGGAGGCGCACGACCTGCGCGAGCGCGTGCACCGCGCGGTGGACCTGCTGGTCAGCCGGTTCGGTCCGGCCGGAGAGGCCGATCTGGTGGGCGAGTTCGCCCGTCCGCTGATGTCGCTGGTCTTCAACGACCTCTTCGGCCTGCCCGACAGCGAGAGCGGCCGACTGGAGGCCGCGCTCGGCAAGATGATGGAGGGCGGCTCCCAAGCCGCCGAGGGCGAGGCCGAGTTCGGCGCCTACGTGCTCGGGCTGATAGCCGCCAAGTCCGCCGCGCGCGGCCCCGACATCACCAGCTGGCTGCTCGACCACCCGGTGGAACTCACCCCCGAGGAGGTCACCTGGCAGGTCTTCCTCACCCTGGGCGCGGGCCACGAACCCACCGCCAACCTCGTCTCCAACGCCCTGTCCCGGATCCTCGGCAACCCCGACTTCTACTCCACCCTCACCAGCGGCTCGCGTCCCGTGATGGACGCCGTCGTCGAGGTGCTGCGCCACGAGACCCCGCTGTCCAACTACGGCATCCACTACGCCCGTGAGTCGCTGACCTTCCACGGCGTGTGGGTGCAGTCCGCCGTGCCCGTGGTCATCTCCTACGGCGCTCTCGGCCACTTCGCCGAGCAGGAGTTCGGCGACACCCACCACCCCCACGACGCTTCCCATCTGTCCTGGTCGGCCGGTGAGCACGCGTGTCCGGTCAAGCACCACACGCTGCTCATCGCCACCGAGGCCATCGAACGGCTCACCCAGTGGCTGCCCGACCTGGAGCCGGTCACCGCCCGCGAACACCTCACCTGGCGGCCGGGCCCCTTCCACCGTTCGCTGACGGCACTGCCCGTCCGTTTCACCCCCCGTACTCCCGACCAGCCAGGAGAACGCTCATGA
- a CDS encoding alpha-ketoglutarate-dependent dioxygenase AlkB family protein has product MNALFPRPRTHPAPGAVHVPGWLSPAEQRDLLAACRAWASGPVPMRHTRLPRGGVMSVRTVCVGWHWRPYTYSRTASDVNGARVAVFPDWLAELGRRAVADAYRDPAAGAAYTPDTALVNFYDGDAAMGMHQDKDEESAAPVVSLSLGDTCVFRFGNTEGRGKPYTDLELASGDLFVFGRASRYAYHGVPKVLPGTGDLLDGRVNITLRATGLTG; this is encoded by the coding sequence ATGAACGCCCTCTTCCCCCGGCCCCGGACGCACCCCGCGCCCGGGGCCGTCCATGTGCCCGGCTGGCTCTCCCCGGCCGAGCAGCGCGACCTGCTCGCCGCCTGCCGGGCCTGGGCGTCCGGCCCCGTACCGATGCGGCACACCCGGCTGCCGCGCGGCGGGGTCATGTCGGTCCGTACGGTCTGCGTCGGCTGGCACTGGCGCCCGTACACGTACTCCCGTACGGCGTCGGACGTGAACGGGGCTCGGGTCGCCGTATTCCCTGACTGGCTGGCCGAGTTGGGCCGACGCGCGGTCGCCGACGCGTACCGGGACCCGGCGGCGGGCGCCGCGTACACCCCCGACACCGCGCTGGTGAACTTCTACGACGGCGACGCCGCCATGGGGATGCACCAGGACAAGGACGAGGAGTCGGCCGCTCCCGTGGTGTCGTTGAGCCTCGGCGACACATGTGTCTTCCGGTTCGGCAACACGGAGGGTCGCGGAAAGCCTTATACGGACCTGGAGTTGGCCTCCGGCGACCTCTTCGTCTTCGGCAGGGCGTCGCGGTACGCGTACCACGGTGTGCCCAAAGTGCTGCCGGGCACAGGCGACTTGCTCGACGGCCGCGTCAACATCACGCTGCGGGCCACCGGCCTCACCGGCTGA
- a CDS encoding GTP-binding protein translates to MASAPSSTSGLHQPGTGGPHLPESARELVKILVAGPFGVGKTTLIDSVSEIEPLHTEEHLSEASLAVDDIAGIRDKTTTTVAIDFGRISLAGGVVLYLFGTPGQERFRSLWADIAYGALGALVLVDTRRIDDSFDVLGLVEESGLPYAVALNIFPDARAYTEEQLRKALDLEPGTPMVACDARDANSSIDALLALVQHLIERAA, encoded by the coding sequence ATGGCCTCCGCGCCCTCAAGCACTAGCGGACTGCACCAGCCGGGTACCGGCGGCCCGCATCTGCCGGAAAGCGCCCGCGAACTGGTGAAGATCCTGGTGGCGGGGCCGTTCGGGGTGGGCAAGACCACGCTGATCGACTCCGTGTCGGAGATCGAGCCCCTGCACACCGAGGAACACCTCTCCGAGGCGTCCCTCGCGGTGGACGACATCGCGGGGATACGGGACAAGACCACCACGACGGTCGCGATCGACTTCGGCCGGATCAGCCTGGCCGGCGGGGTCGTGCTCTATCTGTTCGGCACGCCCGGCCAGGAGCGCTTCCGCTCCCTGTGGGCGGACATCGCCTACGGCGCGCTGGGCGCGCTCGTCCTCGTCGACACCCGCAGGATCGACGACTCCTTCGACGTGCTCGGCCTGGTCGAGGAGAGCGGGCTGCCGTACGCCGTCGCGCTCAACATCTTCCCGGACGCGCGGGCGTACACCGAGGAGCAGTTGCGCAAGGCGCTCGACCTGGAGCCCGGTACGCCGATGGTCGCGTGCGACGCGCGCGACGCCAACTCCTCGATCGACGCGCTGCTCGCGCTCGTCCAGCACCTGATCGAGCGCGCGGCGTGA
- the leuA gene encoding 2-isopropylmalate synthase, which translates to MTIGSTAFPTLRTPPGPVPGDAPAWNRQRGSAMPFHRYRPAHERVELPAAADRQWPSRRIERAPLWVPVDLRDGNQALAEPMDPARKRRMFDLQVAMGFKEIEVGYPSASRTDYDFVRHLAESGAVPDDVTVVVFTAARADLIERTFASIDGLPRTVVHLYTATAPVWRDVVIGRGRRELRALVEAAATLMARLAGQRPGVRFEFSPEVFNLTEPDFVLEVCDGLTALWDASPDRPVIHNLPATVEIATPNVYADQIEYMHRHLARRDSVILSVHPHNDRGTGVACAELAVLAGAQRVEGCLFGNGERTGNVDLVTLALNLYTQGVDPMLDFSDIDEIRATVEHCNRLPVAGRHPYVGDLVHTAYSGTHQDAIKKGFEHHARRAEQTGVPADRAPWEVPYLPIDPADIGRDYEAVIRVNSQSGKGGIAYLLKAHHGLDLPPRLRADFSRIVQRAADDSGEEITAKDLWELFRAAYVVPGEDGPLTITDWRTAETAPGRHEFSCVLHEGDPGRTAGRTVRGTGNGPLSAFTDALAAAGVEAGIEHYAEHATGPGPDSRAVAYAECRVGGRTAWGAGRDTSVLTASVRAVLAAVNRAR; encoded by the coding sequence ATGACCATCGGCAGCACCGCCTTCCCCACCCTGCGCACCCCGCCCGGGCCCGTCCCCGGCGACGCCCCCGCCTGGAACCGCCAGCGCGGCAGCGCGATGCCCTTCCATCGCTACCGGCCCGCCCATGAGCGCGTCGAACTCCCCGCCGCGGCCGACCGCCAGTGGCCGTCCCGCCGGATCGAACGCGCCCCCCTGTGGGTCCCGGTCGATCTGCGCGACGGCAACCAGGCACTGGCCGAGCCCATGGACCCGGCCCGCAAGCGCCGGATGTTCGACCTCCAAGTGGCCATGGGCTTCAAGGAGATCGAGGTCGGCTACCCCTCGGCCAGCCGTACCGACTACGACTTCGTCCGCCACCTCGCCGAGAGCGGCGCCGTCCCGGACGACGTGACCGTGGTCGTCTTCACCGCCGCCCGGGCCGACCTCATCGAGCGGACCTTCGCCTCGATCGACGGCCTGCCGCGTACCGTCGTCCACCTCTACACCGCGACCGCGCCCGTCTGGCGGGACGTCGTCATCGGCCGCGGCAGGCGGGAGCTGCGGGCGCTGGTCGAGGCGGCGGCCACCTTGATGGCCCGGCTCGCCGGCCAACGGCCCGGCGTGCGCTTCGAGTTCTCGCCCGAGGTCTTCAACCTCACCGAGCCGGACTTCGTGCTGGAGGTCTGCGACGGCCTGACCGCGCTGTGGGACGCCTCCCCGGACCGCCCGGTGATCCACAATCTGCCGGCCACCGTGGAGATCGCCACGCCCAATGTCTACGCCGACCAGATCGAGTACATGCACCGCCATCTGGCCCGCCGCGACAGCGTGATCCTCTCCGTCCACCCGCACAACGACCGGGGGACGGGCGTCGCCTGCGCCGAACTCGCCGTGCTGGCCGGGGCGCAGCGCGTCGAGGGCTGTCTGTTCGGCAACGGCGAGCGCACCGGCAATGTCGACCTGGTGACCCTCGCGCTCAACCTCTACACCCAGGGCGTCGACCCGATGCTGGACTTCTCCGACATCGACGAGATCCGCGCGACCGTCGAGCACTGCAACCGGCTGCCGGTCGCGGGCCGCCACCCGTACGTCGGCGACCTCGTGCACACCGCCTACTCCGGCACCCACCAGGACGCGATCAAGAAGGGCTTCGAGCACCACGCCCGCCGCGCCGAGCAGACCGGGGTCCCGGCCGACCGGGCACCCTGGGAGGTGCCCTACCTGCCGATCGACCCCGCCGACATCGGCCGTGACTACGAGGCCGTGATCCGGGTCAACAGCCAGTCGGGCAAGGGCGGCATCGCGTATCTGCTCAAGGCACACCACGGACTGGACCTGCCGCCCAGGCTGCGCGCCGACTTCTCCCGGATCGTGCAGCGGGCCGCCGACGACAGCGGTGAGGAGATCACCGCGAAGGACCTGTGGGAGCTGTTCCGCGCCGCGTACGTGGTCCCCGGCGAGGACGGCCCGCTGACGATCACCGACTGGCGTACGGCCGAAACCGCCCCCGGGCGGCACGAGTTCAGCTGTGTGCTGCACGAGGGTGACCCCGGTCGTACGGCCGGCCGCACGGTACGCGGCACCGGCAACGGCCCGCTCTCCGCCTTCACCGACGCGCTGGCCGCCGCCGGTGTCGAGGCCGGCATCGAGCACTACGCCGAGCACGCGACCGGCCCCGGCCCGGACAGCCGGGCCGTCGCGTACGCCGAGTGCCGGGTCGGCGGGCGGACCGCCTGGGGTGCAGGGCGGGACACCTCGGTGCTCACGGCGTCGGTCCGGGCGGTGCTGGCCGCCGTCAACCGGGCCCGGTAG
- a CDS encoding DUF742 domain-containing protein, which produces MTGRRSGRPLVPAYLSTGGVARPSRESLERLSVLSGTGGAVPGGLPAAQYALLDALDGGSLTVVEAAALLELPVSAIRVLAAELTDQGLVVARPPVPAADLPDSDLLKRVADGLRALKH; this is translated from the coding sequence ATGACCGGCCGCCGGAGCGGCCGTCCCCTGGTCCCCGCCTATCTGTCCACCGGCGGGGTGGCGCGGCCGAGCCGCGAGAGCCTGGAGCGCCTGTCGGTGCTCAGCGGCACCGGCGGGGCCGTTCCCGGCGGTCTGCCGGCCGCACAGTACGCGCTGCTCGACGCCCTCGACGGCGGGTCGCTGACCGTCGTCGAGGCGGCGGCCCTGCTGGAGCTGCCGGTCTCCGCGATCCGCGTCCTGGCCGCCGAACTCACCGACCAGGGGCTGGTGGTCGCCCGTCCGCCGGTGCCGGCCGCCGACCTGCCCGACTCCGATCTGCTGAAGAGAGTGGCCGATGGCCTCCGCGCCCTCAAGCACTAG
- a CDS encoding ATP-binding protein has translation MIEIPDLALGGLAAGTLSAFVLGGGLWRSRLHRNRQREEIEGLRSRLDDARQELDGSRREAGRTAETYTAEVLHLAGRRIPAEAIHAAHPHVRVPGALHPEVAGTAFDNGLGEVLTAVLAAMAQERKRVDAAARAGMRGATRDIQAGLYRLQDVLRGLQQRYDDPELAQTLFALDHENEQSLRRAQVTAVVCGAWVGLAREESHLIEAVTGGQSRLVGYHRVQVNNHLEPGTALVSHAVEPVAIIVAELLDNALRHSAPDTDVVVNLERVHHGVSVTVDDSGVGMAADERAWAQRMVAGKDPILLSELGDPPRMGLAAIGQLTRRFDLSVDLSSPSPYGGVRAVLLVRNHLLSRIDPAVRPPAASTPRSTRPAAGAPAQQSDTAHTRAAGPESADERPAGTHVSTAPRESRPAATEDVLPQRRRRVRTAADGTVEITTTPAAAPARSPEEAAAALGALQSGTAAARSAADTEGNDPR, from the coding sequence ATGATCGAGATACCGGACCTGGCCCTTGGCGGCCTGGCCGCCGGGACCCTGTCGGCGTTCGTCCTGGGAGGCGGGCTGTGGCGCTCCCGGCTCCACCGGAACCGGCAGCGTGAGGAGATCGAGGGCCTGCGCTCCCGGCTCGACGACGCCCGTCAGGAGCTCGACGGCAGCCGCCGCGAGGCCGGCCGCACGGCCGAGACGTACACCGCCGAAGTGCTCCACCTGGCCGGGCGGCGGATCCCCGCCGAGGCGATCCACGCCGCCCACCCGCATGTCCGGGTGCCCGGCGCGCTCCACCCCGAGGTGGCCGGAACCGCCTTCGACAACGGGCTCGGCGAGGTGCTCACCGCGGTCCTCGCCGCCATGGCCCAGGAGCGCAAGCGCGTCGACGCCGCCGCGCGGGCCGGTATGCGCGGCGCCACCCGCGACATCCAGGCGGGCCTGTACCGGCTCCAGGACGTACTGCGCGGACTGCAACAGCGCTACGACGACCCCGAGCTGGCCCAGACTCTCTTCGCCCTCGACCACGAGAACGAGCAGTCGCTGCGCCGCGCCCAGGTCACCGCCGTGGTCTGCGGCGCCTGGGTGGGCCTGGCCCGCGAGGAGTCGCATCTGATCGAGGCGGTCACCGGCGGCCAGTCCCGGCTGGTCGGCTACCACCGCGTCCAGGTCAACAACCATCTGGAGCCGGGTACGGCCCTGGTCTCGCACGCCGTCGAACCGGTCGCGATCATCGTCGCCGAACTCCTCGACAACGCGCTGCGGCACTCCGCGCCCGACACCGACGTCGTGGTCAACCTCGAACGCGTCCACCACGGGGTCTCCGTCACCGTGGACGACTCCGGCGTCGGCATGGCCGCCGACGAGCGGGCCTGGGCGCAGCGGATGGTCGCGGGCAAGGACCCCATCCTGCTCTCCGAACTCGGCGACCCGCCGCGGATGGGCCTGGCCGCGATCGGCCAGCTCACCCGGCGCTTCGACCTGTCCGTCGACCTCTCCTCGCCGTCACCGTACGGCGGCGTGCGGGCCGTACTGCTGGTCAGGAACCACCTGCTCAGCCGGATCGACCCCGCCGTACGGCCGCCCGCCGCCAGCACCCCGCGCTCCACCCGGCCGGCCGCCGGCGCCCCTGCCCAGCAGTCCGACACCGCGCACACCCGCGCGGCCGGCCCCGAGTCCGCGGACGAGCGGCCCGCCGGCACCCACGTGTCGACGGCGCCCCGCGAGTCACGGCCGGCCGCCACCGAGGACGTACTGCCGCAGCGCCGCCGCCGGGTGCGCACCGCCGCGGACGGCACGGTCGAGATCACCACCACCCCGGCCGCGGCGCCCGCGCGCAGCCCCGAGGAGGCCGCCGCCGCGCTCGGCGCCCTCCAGTCGGGCACCGCGGCGGCCCGATCCGCCGCCGACACCGAAGGGAACGACCCGCGATGA
- a CDS encoding roadblock/LC7 domain-containing protein, protein MTSRDTGDTAWVLDPILEIPHVRAAVLLTRDGLVAGYSAALSQPTAERTAAIVSTVQAASRTAAAAFADRADAQVRQVVIESDHGYILVAPTDHGTCVAAYGDPEVRLDLLAHRVHSQVARLGEKAMTAAPRGGDGGTAV, encoded by the coding sequence ATGACCAGCCGCGACACCGGCGACACCGCGTGGGTGCTCGATCCGATCCTGGAGATCCCGCACGTCAGGGCCGCGGTCCTGCTCACCAGGGACGGACTGGTCGCCGGATACTCCGCGGCGCTGTCCCAGCCCACGGCCGAGCGCACCGCCGCGATCGTCAGCACCGTCCAGGCCGCCTCCCGTACGGCCGCCGCCGCCTTCGCCGACCGGGCCGACGCCCAGGTCCGCCAGGTCGTCATCGAGTCCGACCACGGCTACATCCTGGTCGCGCCCACCGACCACGGCACCTGCGTGGCGGCCTACGGCGACCCCGAGGTACGCCTCGACCTGCTCGCCCACCGGGTCCACTCGCAGGTGGCCAGGCTCGGCGAGAAGGCGATGACCGCCGCACCCCGCGGCGGAGACGGCGGCACTGCGGTATGA